Proteins from a single region of Haloarcula laminariae:
- a CDS encoding HEAT repeat domain-containing protein — translation MSNGDDEPADDTADEETSDVPDTTVTAEALQERLDEAEEELEAAETEAALDGVEERLDSVESDLDALPEPDEDDEEDDPAEEVESRLADLREDLEAQRGPYAEDVVGLLEDAQATLTDSEWTDDGRADALAAVDAFLGEVADYLDRDVDAGDDLSEAADAVGSVADAVADAGLDPDADTDTITDLLSAAETLESDLESAEVWSDLTVQEQLDAKGFYDILTNENRKDFPPEWNAAKLHAREGNLDLVLYAFDKLSSDFMEEYFLDIFYHLGSDAEPAFEKMHELAQKRNKGPIKVLGQIGDDRACETLHEFIDGDGDPALQKVTLRALGAIGSADSVQPVANRLDADNPEVRSVAARALGLLGDTRAIDPLADVLEADDSDEVRASAAWALRQVGTESALAEAAKYTDDRAYLVQSEAEKAAGA, via the coding sequence ATGAGCAACGGGGACGACGAGCCGGCGGACGACACCGCCGACGAGGAAACCAGCGACGTGCCTGACACGACGGTCACCGCCGAGGCCCTCCAGGAGCGCCTCGACGAGGCCGAAGAGGAACTGGAGGCGGCCGAGACGGAGGCCGCCCTGGACGGCGTCGAGGAACGCCTCGACAGCGTCGAGAGCGACCTGGACGCGCTCCCGGAACCGGACGAGGACGACGAGGAAGACGACCCCGCCGAGGAGGTCGAGTCCCGACTCGCCGACCTCCGGGAGGACCTCGAAGCGCAGCGGGGCCCCTACGCCGAGGACGTCGTCGGACTTCTCGAAGACGCACAGGCGACGCTCACCGACAGCGAGTGGACCGACGACGGCCGGGCGGACGCGCTCGCCGCCGTCGACGCGTTCCTCGGCGAGGTCGCCGACTACCTCGACCGCGACGTGGACGCGGGAGACGACCTGAGTGAGGCCGCAGACGCCGTCGGTTCGGTGGCCGATGCCGTCGCCGACGCCGGCCTCGACCCCGACGCGGACACGGACACTATCACGGACCTGCTTTCCGCCGCCGAGACGCTGGAGTCGGACCTCGAATCGGCCGAGGTCTGGAGCGACCTCACCGTCCAGGAACAGCTCGACGCCAAGGGGTTCTACGACATCCTGACCAACGAGAACCGCAAGGACTTCCCGCCGGAGTGGAACGCCGCGAAGCTCCACGCCCGGGAGGGGAACCTCGACCTCGTCCTCTATGCGTTCGACAAGCTGAGCTCGGACTTCATGGAGGAGTACTTCCTCGACATCTTCTATCACCTCGGCAGCGACGCGGAGCCGGCCTTCGAGAAGATGCACGAACTCGCCCAGAAGCGCAACAAAGGCCCCATCAAGGTGCTCGGGCAGATCGGCGACGACCGCGCCTGCGAGACCCTCCACGAGTTCATCGACGGGGACGGCGACCCCGCGCTCCAGAAGGTGACGCTGCGCGCGCTTGGCGCCATCGGCAGCGCCGACTCGGTCCAGCCCGTCGCGAACCGGCTGGACGCCGACAACCCCGAGGTCCGCTCGGTCGCGGCCCGGGCGCTGGGGCTGCTCGGTGACACCCGCGCAATCGACCCGCTCGCGGACGTACTGGAGGCCGACGACAGCGACGAGGTCCGGGCCTCCGCCGCGTGGGCGCTGCGCCAGGTTGGGACCGAGAGCGCGCTGGCGGAGGCCGCGAAGTACACCGACGACCGCGCGTATCTCGTCCAGTCCGAGGCCGAGAAGGCCGCCGGCGCGTAG
- a CDS encoding MarR family transcriptional regulator, with the protein MPLKVDENTKKVLNEFVQKGNLTTGALVEFTELSRPTVTKRLDRLHAAGCIEYLHEPTALWKLLKDPRSE; encoded by the coding sequence ATGCCTCTCAAAGTCGATGAGAATACGAAAAAAGTGCTAAATGAATTTGTTCAGAAGGGCAATCTAACGACTGGTGCGTTAGTCGAATTCACTGAGCTATCGCGTCCGACTGTGACGAAGAGGCTGGACCGGCTACACGCTGCCGGATGCATCGAATATCTTCATGAACCAACTGCACTCTGGAAATTGCTCAAAGACCCTCGTTCAGAGTGA
- a CDS encoding HNH endonuclease, with amino-acid sequence MTEDVSNETVDPATRSKVLDAAGHRCKWCGRDGPGAGGVAALHIHHATRDPDEIDEHDLQNLTAACRRCHNWLHNQPSGDEVPVELTEADLTVLLPQDAEIIQVLAEHGPIRTGDIVDELTPDLSVTAVRERLWVLMGLDNTVEGRDKQIVDQDADTGEWGLVEQISNSARGRIPDDPQTLLQRAEDERVRQALDRGCSRDEVADVIGVVGRTTWHKEKRARAYAFPLDALDDRGGRPSPNGEGGDSLTEIPAAEEDAGAETQQRLDAVEHGGDSEPGVLSDGGEASQDMPAEPDEDISWSDAKTQLQRTIEALEEVKEAL; translated from the coding sequence ATGACCGAGGATGTGTCGAACGAGACGGTGGACCCTGCGACGCGATCGAAAGTGTTGGATGCGGCGGGGCATCGCTGTAAGTGGTGTGGTCGGGACGGTCCGGGTGCGGGTGGCGTGGCGGCGTTGCACATCCATCATGCGACGCGTGATCCTGACGAGATAGATGAGCACGACTTGCAGAACCTGACTGCAGCATGCAGGCGCTGTCATAATTGGCTGCACAATCAACCATCGGGCGACGAAGTCCCGGTTGAGCTGACTGAAGCGGACTTGACGGTGTTGCTGCCGCAGGACGCCGAGATCATCCAAGTGTTAGCCGAGCACGGCCCGATCCGGACTGGTGACATCGTGGACGAACTCACGCCGGATCTCTCCGTGACAGCCGTCCGGGAACGCCTGTGGGTACTGATGGGTCTCGACAACACGGTTGAGGGCCGTGACAAGCAGATCGTCGATCAGGACGCAGACACCGGGGAATGGGGGCTTGTCGAGCAAATCTCTAACTCTGCTCGTGGCCGCATTCCTGATGACCCGCAAACTCTGCTGCAACGCGCCGAAGATGAACGCGTCCGGCAGGCCCTTGACCGCGGGTGTAGCCGTGACGAGGTTGCTGATGTGATTGGCGTGGTGGGACGGACAACGTGGCACAAGGAAAAACGCGCGAGAGCGTACGCATTCCCACTAGATGCGTTGGATGACAGAGGCGGGCGGCCGTCGCCCAATGGCGAGGGCGGTGACTCACTAACAGAGATTCCAGCTGCTGAGGAGGACGCCGGTGCCGAGACGCAGCAGCGACTCGACGCGGTTGAGCACGGTGGTGATAGCGAACCAGGTGTGTTGAGCGATGGCGGCGAGGCAAGTCAAGACATGCCCGCCGAACCAGATGAAGACATTTCGTGGTCGGATGCGAAGACGCAGTTACAGCGAACTATAGAGGCGTTAGAAGAGGTAAAAGAAGCGCTGTAA
- a CDS encoding phospholipase D family protein, which translates to MEIDFQMVSRKDSFRLVELKSYQTFKQFFTDVLEVRVVTFCTTPQYLIETIDDIAPDAEFEVIVGDATSYREQLQDSVELADRLEQLRRDDRVSIFECPNRNVHDKLYRLTRTGETVTWIIGSANFSKNGWSRQHNSAIVLDTTTGSAIDQELTEYFDGIREAYAEPFMADLAAAIDAGGERREAIETWLDVGTTGETPEAEFIAEVTDHIDESVDPDPIAVAVGDDRSSSQKRTSAADAVAVDGLPDHRVSLSLAHLDKAARDEVTKQFTSAGGSVTQDTLTLTPGVFQEVSARRFGVPPMRYRTVDRQPELRFHADGRVYDLTEPLPDDPAEVDDALAHLESYFDLVAEYGRTSDPDGLRATLFEALLWMFWSPFATRHAAFYRSAGLEELDKTLPMLYIHGDPSSGKGTFARFALSLISRGRVVRPVDADGVDVRKLRALRAADTCFPLVVDDIKADRVNSFGLLRNYWTDHWQPGRHFPRFCFISNDKRPEGPERERMRLLHFDVHFDPTDQEGQAEVNRLIATDNPLFSWFAFQYLRTELSLQPSGTQAPPIVEVRTVMQNLYAYAGRPLPDYFPTVPAEMVHDVGRDRWKELLESDRVTVNTVDEGLQIRFDKEMRFDYTEYIRAVPLYCRPDRRGLDLIVREPAAFEAWLGSQPWENESRLKRIARHITG; encoded by the coding sequence ATGGAAATCGATTTTCAAATGGTCAGTCGAAAGGATTCTTTCCGGCTCGTAGAACTGAAGAGCTATCAGACATTCAAGCAATTTTTTACAGATGTCCTTGAGGTGCGCGTGGTTACGTTCTGCACAACGCCGCAATATCTCATCGAAACGATTGATGACATCGCTCCTGACGCTGAGTTCGAAGTGATTGTGGGTGATGCGACATCGTATCGTGAGCAACTGCAGGACAGTGTTGAGTTAGCTGACCGGCTTGAGCAGTTACGCCGTGACGACCGGGTTAGCATTTTCGAGTGTCCGAACCGGAATGTTCACGATAAGCTCTACCGGCTCACAAGGACTGGCGAGACAGTAACGTGGATTATCGGCTCGGCGAATTTCTCTAAGAATGGGTGGAGCCGTCAGCACAACTCCGCGATCGTGCTTGATACGACCACAGGGTCAGCGATTGATCAAGAGTTGACAGAGTATTTCGACGGTATACGAGAGGCGTACGCTGAGCCGTTCATGGCGGACTTAGCAGCGGCTATCGACGCGGGCGGTGAGCGTCGGGAGGCCATCGAAACATGGCTTGATGTCGGGACAACAGGGGAGACACCCGAAGCGGAGTTCATTGCTGAAGTCACCGACCACATCGATGAGAGTGTTGACCCGGACCCGATTGCTGTGGCGGTTGGTGATGACCGCTCGTCGAGTCAGAAGCGTACTTCGGCAGCAGACGCTGTGGCCGTTGACGGACTCCCGGATCACCGCGTGTCACTTTCGCTCGCACACTTGGATAAGGCGGCACGAGATGAGGTCACGAAGCAGTTCACGTCGGCGGGAGGGAGTGTGACACAGGACACCCTGACGCTCACACCTGGTGTGTTTCAAGAGGTTTCGGCTCGGCGGTTCGGCGTGCCACCGATGCGGTACCGGACTGTTGACAGACAACCAGAGCTGCGATTCCACGCCGACGGTCGCGTGTACGACCTCACTGAGCCGTTGCCAGACGATCCTGCCGAGGTCGACGATGCACTTGCTCACCTAGAGTCGTATTTTGACCTCGTCGCGGAATACGGACGAACGAGCGACCCGGACGGACTGCGTGCGACACTGTTCGAAGCATTACTCTGGATGTTCTGGTCGCCGTTTGCGACGCGACACGCCGCGTTCTACCGGTCGGCCGGGTTAGAGGAACTAGATAAGACGTTACCGATGCTGTACATTCACGGCGACCCGTCGTCCGGTAAGGGAACGTTCGCTAGATTCGCGCTCTCACTTATCTCGCGTGGGCGTGTTGTCCGTCCGGTTGACGCTGACGGCGTCGACGTCCGGAAACTCCGCGCGTTGCGTGCCGCGGATACGTGCTTCCCGCTTGTCGTCGACGATATCAAGGCTGATCGAGTCAATTCGTTCGGCTTGCTCCGGAACTACTGGACCGATCACTGGCAGCCAGGTCGGCATTTTCCGAGGTTTTGCTTCATTTCAAACGACAAGCGACCTGAGGGTCCCGAACGTGAACGCATGCGGCTTCTTCATTTCGATGTCCACTTCGACCCGACCGACCAGGAGGGACAAGCAGAAGTTAATCGCCTCATTGCGACAGACAACCCGTTGTTCTCTTGGTTCGCGTTCCAGTACCTCCGTACCGAGCTGAGTTTACAACCGTCGGGTACGCAAGCCCCACCGATTGTCGAAGTCAGAACAGTTATGCAAAATCTGTACGCGTACGCCGGGCGGCCACTCCCTGACTATTTCCCAACCGTCCCTGCTGAAATGGTGCACGATGTCGGCCGTGACCGGTGGAAAGAGTTACTAGAATCTGACCGCGTGACCGTCAACACTGTCGATGAAGGCCTTCAAATCCGGTTTGACAAGGAGATGCGGTTCGACTACACTGAGTACATCCGTGCGGTACCATTGTACTGTCGGCCCGATCGTCGCGGGCTTGACCTCATTGTTCGTGAACCAGCGGCCTTCGAAGCTTGGTTAGGGAGTCAACCATGGGAAAATGAGTCCCGCCTCAAAAGAATTGCACGGCACATCACCGGCTGA
- a CDS encoding ArsR family transcriptional regulator — protein MHPPAEAVGRDSTDATDEEFDTWRALQRATDKKRADIIADIVGHPQGAPSVEELDYMNPPLSSDAIRRHLNTLQDAGVVRVREFEPGNRLRNFPYQFFELTDNARELFDQNGLFPEAAWQRQYEAVEKTSRIRDVETMPRPDG, from the coding sequence ATGCATCCCCCGGCAGAAGCGGTCGGGCGAGACAGCACCGACGCCACTGACGAAGAGTTCGACACGTGGCGCGCGTTACAACGCGCGACCGATAAGAAGCGCGCGGACATCATCGCCGACATCGTCGGGCATCCGCAAGGCGCGCCAAGCGTTGAGGAACTCGACTACATGAACCCGCCGCTCAGTAGCGACGCGATCCGCCGACACCTCAACACACTCCAAGACGCCGGCGTCGTTCGCGTCCGCGAGTTCGAACCCGGGAACCGACTGCGAAACTTCCCGTACCAGTTCTTCGAACTCACTGACAACGCCCGAGAACTCTTCGATCAGAACGGCCTGTTCCCGGAAGCCGCGTGGCAACGGCAATACGAGGCTGTGGAAAAAACCAGTCGTATCCGTGACGTTGAAACCATGCCGCGGCCAGATGGCTGA
- a CDS encoding transcriptional regulator yields MSNDPNANAPDNPDEEIVIDDAEAGFLEDRDTADYPSTLRVTANSEEAHRDDALDRLDQWESGEEVPHVINFENPSDLRALLTDRRIQLLKSVMAEQPASIRQLAERLDRDVKTVHDDVHVLADYDIIHFEQAGRAKQPFVPYDTIEVNLEITTPRGTDDTAPA; encoded by the coding sequence ATGTCCAACGACCCTAATGCAAACGCACCCGACAACCCCGACGAAGAGATCGTAATTGACGATGCCGAAGCGGGTTTCCTCGAAGACCGGGACACGGCTGACTACCCCTCGACACTGCGAGTCACAGCCAACTCCGAAGAAGCGCATCGAGACGATGCGTTAGACCGACTTGACCAGTGGGAATCCGGTGAAGAGGTCCCGCACGTCATCAACTTCGAGAACCCAAGCGATCTCCGAGCGCTGCTCACTGACCGCCGGATCCAGCTCCTGAAAAGCGTGATGGCTGAACAGCCAGCGAGTATTCGGCAACTCGCCGAGCGTCTCGATCGTGACGTCAAAACCGTCCACGACGACGTCCACGTACTCGCAGACTACGACATAATTCACTTCGAGCAAGCCGGACGTGCGAAACAACCATTTGTCCCGTACGACACCATCGAAGTCAACCTCGAAATCACAACACCCCGCGGAACCGACGACACCGCACCAGCCTGA
- a CDS encoding DUF3800 domain-containing protein has product MARTLFVHVDESGNPSKGSYYVVAATWCLSERGRANEVLRHTVDELKTIAESALHGSRTLSELKGAALPVAVVNTTVGCLNHVEYDDPTIEQTRLPWEITYPIRLSVHAVNPDVGNDVLTDVIGNFDESVQALKTLALCSVLNPLFQTTHVDLSTVDSICVVLDSEVWQNPAEKVATVLDRTADEVPPIEFDTRDSKDAAGLQVADVAAYSWARHQRKGDCETAVETLHPLRFAKK; this is encoded by the coding sequence ATGGCTCGGACGTTGTTCGTACACGTTGATGAGAGTGGGAATCCGTCCAAAGGGTCATACTATGTCGTGGCGGCTACGTGGTGTCTCTCTGAGCGGGGCCGGGCGAATGAGGTGTTACGGCATACGGTTGATGAATTGAAAACGATCGCTGAGAGTGCGTTGCATGGGTCTCGAACGTTGTCTGAGCTGAAGGGAGCTGCTTTGCCGGTTGCGGTTGTTAATACGACTGTTGGGTGTTTGAATCACGTTGAGTATGATGACCCGACGATTGAGCAGACCCGGTTACCGTGGGAGATTACGTACCCGATTCGATTGTCAGTGCATGCGGTGAACCCGGATGTCGGCAATGACGTGTTGACTGATGTGATTGGGAACTTCGATGAGTCTGTGCAAGCATTGAAGACATTGGCGTTGTGCAGCGTGCTAAACCCGTTATTTCAGACGACTCACGTAGATCTGAGTACGGTTGATTCGATCTGCGTCGTTCTGGATTCTGAGGTGTGGCAAAACCCTGCGGAGAAGGTAGCGACTGTGTTGGATCGTACTGCGGATGAGGTTCCGCCGATTGAATTTGACACTCGTGATAGCAAGGACGCGGCGGGGCTACAGGTTGCTGATGTAGCGGCATACAGTTGGGCTAGGCATCAGCGGAAAGGAGACTGTGAAACGGCCGTCGAAACGCTGCATCCGCTTCGGTTCGCAAAGAAGTAA
- a CDS encoding ribonuclease H-like domain-containing protein, whose product MLEQVAFDIETTGFDVDDVVTVVGFSLPLGVRVFCQTAERTSDGVEEHVQDRVEEHVIVSVHESEASLLEAVAEFVAMRLRDDDVLLTAFNGETWDGGFDVPFLRTRFAAHGLDWPFVDVPYADLFPVVKKLFNTTVDGQSRSGLVAAYNLLCDGNHAALDPFDDSAEAVTAFEDGRFTDVVLHNVADVLRTAALGRVAERYCSRSDFQLKSLTPTSHG is encoded by the coding sequence GTGTTGGAGCAGGTCGCGTTCGATATTGAGACGACCGGGTTCGACGTCGATGATGTCGTGACCGTGGTCGGGTTCAGTCTCCCGTTGGGCGTGCGTGTGTTCTGCCAGACGGCCGAGCGCACCAGTGACGGCGTGGAAGAACACGTGCAGGACCGCGTTGAGGAACACGTGATCGTGTCAGTCCATGAGTCGGAGGCCAGCTTGTTAGAGGCGGTCGCGGAGTTCGTGGCGATGCGGCTTCGAGATGATGACGTGTTGCTGACAGCGTTCAACGGTGAAACGTGGGACGGCGGGTTCGATGTCCCGTTCCTCAGGACACGATTCGCCGCGCACGGCCTCGACTGGCCGTTCGTTGACGTGCCGTACGCGGACCTGTTCCCGGTCGTGAAGAAACTGTTCAACACGACGGTAGACGGGCAGTCACGATCGGGACTCGTCGCAGCGTACAACCTGCTGTGCGACGGGAACCACGCCGCGCTTGACCCGTTCGATGATAGCGCGGAAGCAGTCACAGCGTTTGAGGACGGGCGGTTCACTGACGTTGTACTGCACAATGTCGCGGACGTGCTTCGCACGGCGGCGCTTGGCCGGGTCGCTGAACGGTACTGTAGTCGCTCTGATTTCCAGCTGAAATCGCTGACGCCGACGAGTCACGGGTGA
- a CDS encoding phospholipase D-like domain-containing protein, producing the protein MRFRLLLVVALVCCSGVTAGFAGPSPVTDSARHSVSEAPAQPTATTGSLPLTGAQPEDDAVTSPAIHAVYPDPVRGGDRGEFVVLALPNGTALGRYTITDGDTAAPLPKRTASGRVAVTDAPESVRNLTGYPVVGLDDAPALANGGDSVRLVRNGSTVARVRYDDTEEGELAVVAGSSVQWRPLGATERPVVTGGSGEVRAFTLPDAPGAPLAPIRNATSRVYLAGYTLSSERVADALVAAHRRGAEVRVLLEGEPVGGRTRTEATTLDRLNEAGIEIRVVAGPRARYRYHHAKYAVADDQAVVMTENWKPAGTGGRSSRGWGVATSQSRVVAGLTETFRADAGWRDAAAWDDFREGRSFQRGEAANASYPKAFDATTVPVERTELLVTPDNAQSALVAELDAANDSIDVVQPTVGGWDEPLVRALRRAAKRGVDVRLLLSSAWYAREENRKKVERYNSWADRTGSPLSAKLAEPGDRYAKIHAKGAVLDDDRVIVGSLNWNPVHSLLYQ; encoded by the coding sequence ATGCGATTCCGGCTGCTGCTCGTCGTCGCGCTCGTCTGCTGTAGCGGCGTCACCGCCGGGTTCGCCGGGCCGTCACCGGTCACCGACAGCGCCCGGCACTCGGTCAGCGAGGCCCCGGCGCAACCGACGGCTACGACCGGTTCACTGCCGCTGACAGGTGCCCAGCCCGAGGACGACGCGGTCACCAGTCCCGCCATCCACGCCGTCTACCCGGACCCGGTCCGTGGCGGCGACCGGGGCGAGTTCGTCGTGCTCGCGCTACCGAACGGGACCGCGCTGGGGCGCTACACCATCACCGACGGCGACACGGCGGCCCCGCTCCCGAAGCGGACGGCCAGCGGTCGGGTCGCCGTGACCGACGCCCCCGAGAGCGTCAGAAACCTCACCGGCTACCCGGTCGTCGGCTTGGACGACGCCCCGGCGCTGGCCAACGGGGGCGACAGCGTCCGGCTCGTGCGGAACGGCAGTACCGTCGCGCGCGTCCGCTACGACGACACCGAAGAGGGCGAGCTGGCTGTCGTCGCAGGGTCGTCGGTCCAGTGGCGCCCGCTCGGCGCGACCGAGCGCCCAGTCGTCACCGGCGGCTCAGGCGAGGTCCGGGCCTTTACGCTCCCGGACGCTCCCGGGGCACCGCTCGCGCCGATACGGAACGCGACATCGCGGGTGTATCTGGCCGGGTACACCCTCTCCTCGGAGCGTGTCGCCGACGCGCTGGTCGCCGCCCACCGCCGCGGCGCCGAGGTGCGCGTCCTGCTGGAGGGGGAGCCCGTCGGCGGGCGCACCCGCACTGAAGCGACGACGCTCGACCGCCTGAACGAGGCGGGTATCGAGATCCGCGTGGTCGCCGGACCCCGGGCGCGGTACCGCTACCACCACGCGAAGTACGCCGTCGCGGACGACCAAGCGGTCGTCATGACCGAGAACTGGAAGCCCGCGGGAACGGGCGGCCGGAGCAGCCGCGGGTGGGGCGTCGCGACGAGCCAGTCCCGGGTCGTCGCTGGACTGACCGAGACCTTCCGCGCGGACGCCGGCTGGCGCGACGCGGCGGCGTGGGACGACTTCCGCGAGGGGCGGTCGTTCCAGCGCGGCGAGGCGGCAAACGCCAGTTACCCCAAGGCGTTCGACGCGACCACCGTCCCGGTCGAGCGGACCGAGCTACTGGTGACACCCGACAACGCCCAGTCCGCACTCGTCGCCGAGCTCGACGCCGCGAACGACTCTATCGACGTAGTACAACCGACCGTCGGCGGCTGGGACGAGCCGCTCGTGCGGGCGCTCCGTCGGGCCGCGAAGCGCGGCGTCGATGTCCGTCTCCTCCTGAGTTCGGCGTGGTACGCCCGCGAGGAGAACCGAAAGAAAGTGGAGCGGTACAACTCCTGGGCCGACCGCACCGGGTCGCCGCTGTCGGCGAAGCTAGCAGAGCCCGGCGACCGCTACGCGAAGATACACGCCAAGGGGGCGGTACTCGACGACGACCGGGTGATAGTCGGGAGCCTCAACTGGAACCCTGTCCATAGCTTGTTATACCAATAG
- a CDS encoding tyrosine-type recombinase/integrase, producing the protein MVASGDDPNSYKDQFKRERELITQQNEEGEYRIPREEDRRELRLYANSVTDRVDYSCAFNYIGRLRRLAEVLDKPLNDCDVDDINLGMADLAEKNKGKGESYSDGTRRQYLRTVEDFGQARDIDALADIDVPSVTQGKIDEEWVLDKDEVWSLIEAADKPRTKAVIAVCWECAWRATALMSLKVKDYEEVNEEYGLLSAPLDVVGDKGAGGDKKPVTVARGYLDNWLSEHPRSDDTDSALFCRTDKQQHYGKHMSSEAVRQQLKRAARDADIDEDRVHVHCFRHARVTYMKRSSEYDDMDIEHTLDWAEGSNQMKRYAHISQEDKIASVLQARGIEAETGNVEPEFKDCPRCGRQIPYDARNCPYCSVRVNEKPADWYQLYSELLIDPEEDALYKKYSGMSSTTPALQRLPREQFSWVNAVFMSFLVERAGIGEPPGAHDEIMDVINIDNLPEEAIDKVKHLILSTSFAENYQLHQADYELAENEEFLDWLRGDSNLE; encoded by the coding sequence ATGGTCGCGTCAGGTGACGACCCAAACAGCTACAAGGACCAGTTCAAGCGCGAGAGAGAACTCATCACTCAACAAAATGAGGAGGGGGAATACCGGATTCCAAGAGAGGAGGATCGCAGGGAACTGCGACTGTATGCAAATTCGGTAACCGACCGCGTGGACTACAGCTGCGCATTCAACTACATTGGTCGCCTCCGAAGGTTAGCGGAAGTGCTGGATAAGCCACTTAATGACTGCGATGTGGATGATATCAATTTGGGGATGGCAGATCTAGCGGAAAAAAATAAGGGCAAGGGAGAATCGTATTCTGACGGAACGCGTCGTCAGTACCTGCGAACGGTAGAAGACTTTGGACAAGCACGCGATATCGATGCGCTTGCTGATATTGATGTCCCGTCGGTTACACAAGGAAAAATAGACGAGGAATGGGTGCTCGATAAAGATGAGGTGTGGAGCTTAATCGAGGCAGCTGACAAGCCTCGAACGAAGGCTGTTATTGCTGTCTGTTGGGAATGTGCATGGAGAGCGACAGCGCTGATGTCCTTAAAAGTCAAAGACTACGAAGAAGTAAATGAGGAGTACGGTTTGCTGTCTGCCCCACTTGACGTCGTCGGCGACAAAGGTGCTGGCGGCGACAAAAAACCGGTCACGGTTGCGAGAGGATACCTGGACAACTGGCTAAGCGAACATCCGCGAAGTGATGACACTGACTCGGCCCTGTTTTGTAGAACGGATAAGCAGCAGCACTACGGGAAGCACATGTCTTCTGAAGCAGTACGCCAACAGCTAAAGAGGGCAGCTAGAGACGCTGATATCGACGAGGACCGTGTGCATGTTCACTGCTTTCGGCACGCGCGGGTGACTTACATGAAGAGGTCGTCTGAATACGACGATATGGACATTGAACACACGTTAGATTGGGCCGAAGGCAGCAATCAAATGAAGCGGTACGCTCACATTTCACAGGAAGATAAGATTGCTTCTGTGTTGCAGGCCAGGGGTATAGAAGCCGAAACGGGTAATGTTGAGCCAGAATTCAAGGACTGTCCACGTTGCGGACGACAAATCCCATATGACGCTCGAAACTGCCCGTATTGCTCTGTTAGAGTAAACGAGAAGCCAGCTGACTGGTATCAGTTGTACTCCGAATTGCTGATTGATCCCGAAGAAGATGCCTTGTATAAAAAATACTCAGGTATGTCTAGTACAACACCGGCTCTGCAGCGTCTGCCACGCGAACAATTCTCGTGGGTTAATGCAGTCTTTATGTCATTCCTTGTGGAACGCGCTGGAATTGGAGAGCCTCCGGGAGCTCACGATGAAATTATGGATGTAATTAATATAGATAATTTGCCCGAAGAAGCGATAGATAAGGTGAAGCACCTGATCCTATCTACAAGTTTCGCTGAGAACTATCAACTGCATCAAGCGGATTATGAGTTAGCTGAGAATGAAGAATTTTTGGATTGGCTTCGTGGGGACAGTAATTTGGAGTAA